Genomic DNA from Amycolatopsis alba DSM 44262:
CCCCAGCTCCCACAACGCCTTCACCGGCATCTACACCGTCGCGTCGGACTGCTCCGGGACCTTCACCATCGGCGGCACCCTGCATTTCGACATGTACCTCGACCCCCACGGCGACAGCTTCGTCCACGTCCAGACCGACGCCGGTTCCGTCAGCGCCACCACCGAACACCGCGCCACCCGCACCTGAGTGAGCCGGGTTCGCACCGGCGAGCCGCGGTGGTGACAGGCTAGATTGTCCCGTGTGGACCAGAACGAGTACAGCCGCCGACTTCGCCATGTCCTCGACGCGCATTCCGAGGACGTCATCGCTCGGCTGAGGACGATCGTCAAAGCCATCGGCGACGGCGTCGAAAGCGTGCAGATCGAGGTGTTCCCCGACCAGGACGGCGAGGGAACTTTCGACGTGTGGGCCCGGTTCGAAGGTCCGGATTCCTTCGTCCTCAACAAACCCATCGACGCGGACCGTCATCTCTTCGGTGTCGTTCACGGCGAAACAGGCTGGGAGCCGGATGTGCCGTCCCTCCCGCAGGGCGTCTCGGCGGACGTCCTCGTCGACGTGGTCACCGGCTGGATCGAGGCCGTCTGGGCGCAGGCGTTCGACACTCCGCCGCCGGTTCCCATGGAGGTGGCGGGCTGTCCGTGAAGGCCTCCTTGAGGGACTCAGAGTCCCTCAAGGAGGCCTTCACGGACTTGCCACCACGCACGAAGCCCGAACAGAGTCAGTTCGTATGCGAGATTTCGATGTAGTGCGCGCCGTTCATGGGGATGCACTCGGCACCGTCCACAGTGGGATCCGGCGGCAGCGCACGCAGGGCGTGGACACATTCGTCAGGCGTGCTGTATGGCCCTTTGTACTCCAGATGTCCGGCGAACGCCGTACCGCTGATGAGCAGAGACGCGCCGACGGTGGTGAAACCGACAGCCGCTGCGGCCGCGAGTTTCCGCATTTTCATGAGTGATCTCCCTCTTTCGAATGGGGCGGCCGGGCTTCCGGTCCGTCCTCACAAGATCACTACCCGCGGCCGAAAAGGCCGAATCAACCCCTGCCTGTACGACCAAGGGGGCATGATCGAACAGGCAGTACCGTCACCCGGCGGCCCAAATACCGCGAACGTGTCCGATGTGGCGGCGCATCAAATCCTCGACGCCATCCGCGTCCTGGGCTTCGATCAGATCGACGAGTTCGGAATGCTCGCGCGACGAGGGAATCAGGTGCCCGCGATCGGCCAGCACCTTGAGGCCGTAGATCCGCGA
This window encodes:
- a CDS encoding DUF6389 family protein, with product MDQNEYSRRLRHVLDAHSEDVIARLRTIVKAIGDGVESVQIEVFPDQDGEGTFDVWARFEGPDSFVLNKPIDADRHLFGVVHGETGWEPDVPSLPQGVSADVLVDVVTGWIEAVWAQAFDTPPPVPMEVAGCP